The following coding sequences lie in one Arachis ipaensis cultivar K30076 chromosome B03, Araip1.1, whole genome shotgun sequence genomic window:
- the LOC107631560 gene encoding probable starch synthase 4, chloroplastic/amyloplastic isoform X3, translating to MLGMIQNTEKNILLLNQARIHALQDLEKILAEKEALQGEINVLETRLAETDARIEVATQEKIHVKRLEEQLEKLRSELAQRGNPEGGDTELHAHLKRFLNDEYPPSHNESIHSLTVELNSLREENASLKSAIESFKAQLNDVNNTSERVVVLEKERSSLESALKDLESKLLESQEDFSELSTLRVECKDLREKVEDLQVMLDNATKQANQDITVLQQNQDLRRKLEKLEASLEEANNYKLSSDKLQKYNEEMQQKIKSLEERLQKSDEEINSYVQKYQDSEKEFQVTLSDLREETKKRALDGPVEDMPWEFWSRLLLMIDGWSLEKKISVDDANLLREKVWKRDRRIRDTYMACKEQSENEAISAFLKLTSSATSQGLRVIHIAAEMAPVAKVGGLGDVVCGLGKALQRKGHLVEIILPKYDCMHYDRICDLRALDVVIESYFDGQLFKNKIWVGTVEGLPVYFIEPHHPHKLFWRGTYYGEHDDFKRFSYFSRAALEFLLRAGKKPDIIHCHDWQTAFVAPLYWEMYVPKGLDSARMCFTCHNFQYQGIAAASELESCGLRAHQLNRPDRMQDNSEHDKVNAVKGAVVFSNIVTTVSPTYAQEVRTAEGGHGLHSTLSSHSKKFIGILNGIDTDAWDPATDPCLEVHYNANDLQGKAENKAALRRKLGLSSTDHRRPLVGCITRLVPQKGVHLIRHAIYRTLGLGGQFVLLGESPVHHIQKEFEGIAENFQNHDQVRLILKYDESLAHAIYAASDMFIIPSIFEPCGLTQMISMRYGAIPIVRKTGGLNDSVFDVDDDTIPPRFQNGFTFLDANEQGFSGALERAFNLYMNNPERWKQLVQKDMNIDFSWDSSAAQYEQLYSSAVARARARNTLN from the exons ATGCTAGGCATGATACAAAATACAGAGAAAA ACATCCTTCTTCTAAATCAAGCTAGAATTCATGCACTTCAGGACCTTGAAAAGATTCTTGCTGAAAAGGAAGCATTACAAGGAGAAATTAATGTCTTAGAGACGAGGTTGGCTGAGACTGATGCCCGAATTGAGGTTGCAACCCAGGAAAAGATACATGTGAAACGCTTGGAGGAACAGTTAGAGAAACTGCGCAGTGAGTTGGCTCAAAGGGGCAATCCTGAAGGAGGAGATACTGAATTGCACGCCCATCTAAAGAGATTTTTGAACGATGAATACCCTCCGAGTCATAATGAAAGCATTCATTCTCTTACTGTGGAGCTTAATTCTTTGAGGGAAGAAAATGCCTCTCTGAAGAGTGCCATAGAATCATTCAAAGCTCAGCTTAATGATGTCAATAATACTAGTGAGCGTGTAGTGGTCTTGGAAAAAGAACGGTCATCTTTGGAATCTGCCCTGAAGGACTTAGAATCAAAATTACTAGAATCACAGGAAGACTTTTCAGAACTGTCTACATTAAGAGTTGAATGCAAGGATTTACGGGAGAAGGTTGAAGATCTACAAGTGATGCTAGATAATGCAACCAAACAAGCTAATCAAGATATTACAGTGTTGCAACAAAACCAGGATCTTCGAAGAAAGCTTGAAAAATTGGAAGCATCCCTGGAAGAAGCTAATAACTATAAGCTGTCATCAGATAAATTGCAAAAGTACAATGAAGAAATGCAGCAGAAGATAAAATCATTGGAGGAACGCCTTCAAAAGTCAGATGAAGAAATAAATTCTTATGTTCAGAAGTATCAAGATTCAGAGAAGGAATTTCAAGTTACACTTAGTGATCTGAGAGAAGAAACCAAGAAAAGGGCGCTGGATGGACCAGTGGAAGATATGCCATGGGAGTTTTGGAGCCGATTGTTGCTTATGATTGATGGTTGGTCACTTGAAAAGAAAATATCAGTGGATGACGCAAATCTTTTGAGAGAAAAGGTGTGGAAGAGAGACAGACGTATTAGAGACACATATATGGCTTGTAAAGAACAAAGTGAAAATGAGGCTATTTCTGCATTTCTCAAGCTTACATCATCTGCAACAAG tcaGGGATTGCGTGTGATTCATATTGCAGCAGAGATGGCACCAGTTGCCAAG GTTGGTGGTTTGGGGGATGTTGTCTGTGGTCTGGGTAAAGCACTACAAAGAAAAGGACACCTTGTCGAAATTATTCTTCCCAAATATGATTGTATGCACTATGACCGAATTTGTGACTTAAGG GCTTTGGATGTGGTGATAGAGTCATACTTTGATGGTCAAttgttcaaaaataaaatctggGTTGGCACTGTTGAAG GGCTTCCTGTTTATTTCATTGAGCCCCATCATCCTCATAAGCTATTCTGGCGAGGAACTTATTATGGGGAGCACGATGATTTCAAACGCTTCTCGTACTTTAGCCGTGCAGCTCTTGAGTTTCTTCTTCGAGCTGGCAAGAAGCCAGATATCATTCATTGCCATGATTGGCAGACAGCATTTGTG GCTCCACTATATTGGGAGATGTATGTCCCAAAGGGGTTAGATTCAGCTAGGATGTGTTTTACATGCCATAACTTTCAGTATCAAGGGATTGCTGCAGCATCAGAGTTGGAATCATGTGGTCTTCGTGCCCACCAGTTAAATAGACCAGATAGAATGCAGGACAACTCAGAACATGATAAAGTCAACGCTGTCAAG GGTGCAGTTGTTTTCTCAAACATTGTGACAACCGTGTCTCCTACTTATGCCCAAGAAGTGAGAACTGCTGAG GGAGGACATGGCCTCCATTCAACTCTTTCTTCCCATTCCAAGAAGTTCATTGGGATTCTTAATGGCATTGATACTGATGCATGGGATCCTGCTACTGATCCATGTCTTGAAGTCCACTACAATGCAAATGATCTTCAAGGGAAAGCAGAGAATAAGGCAGCCTTAAGAAGAAAACTTGGTCTTTCATCCACAGACCACAGGAGGCCATTG GTTGGCTGCATAACAAGATTGGTACCACAAAAAGGTGTTCATCTTATTAGACATGCGATATATCGAACATTGGGTCTGGGAGGGCAATTTGTTCTTCTTGGTGAAAGTCCAGTGCACCATATTCAG AAAGAATTTGAGGGCATTGCTGAGAACTTTCAGAATCATGATCAAGTAAGGTTGATACTGAAGTATGATGAATCTCTTGCCCATGCCATTTATGCTGCTTCTGACATGTTCATCATTCCATCAATCTTTGAACCTTGTGGCCTGACACAG ATGATATCCATGAGATATGGTGCCATACCCATTGTCAGAAAAACTGGAGGCCTAAATGACAG TGTTTTTGATGTTGATGATGATACAATACCTCCCCGATTTCAAAATGGATTTACATTTTTAGATGCTAATGAGCAG GGTTTTAGTGGTGCTTTAGAACGAGCATTTAACCTCTACATGAACAATCCTGAGCGTTGGAAACAACTTGTTCAGAAGGACATGAATATAGATTTCAGCTGGGATTCTTCAGCAGCTCAATACGAACAACTCTACTCAAGCGCTGTGGCTAGAGCAAGGGCGAGAAACACGCTTAATTAA
- the LOC107631560 gene encoding probable starch synthase 4, chloroplastic/amyloplastic isoform X1: MASKLTTCFVCWNLNQSHPNTVVRFPSSSSHGLLLPASCKMRQRSLSSQHKKQHIKKASHEQPSTDGDPQPDQDRDSEHREASLDSLPIVNNEILSSTDTGNIDSVEQLDSPILIPETTPSAVNINGAEQAEQLSGGQLVDMLGMIQNTEKNILLLNQARIHALQDLEKILAEKEALQGEINVLETRLAETDARIEVATQEKIHVKRLEEQLEKLRSELAQRGNPEGGDTELHAHLKRFLNDEYPPSHNESIHSLTVELNSLREENASLKSAIESFKAQLNDVNNTSERVVVLEKERSSLESALKDLESKLLESQEDFSELSTLRVECKDLREKVEDLQVMLDNATKQANQDITVLQQNQDLRRKLEKLEASLEEANNYKLSSDKLQKYNEEMQQKIKSLEERLQKSDEEINSYVQKYQDSEKEFQVTLSDLREETKKRALDGPVEDMPWEFWSRLLLMIDGWSLEKKISVDDANLLREKVWKRDRRIRDTYMACKEQSENEAISAFLKLTSSATSQGLRVIHIAAEMAPVAKVGGLGDVVCGLGKALQRKGHLVEIILPKYDCMHYDRICDLRALDVVIESYFDGQLFKNKIWVGTVEGLPVYFIEPHHPHKLFWRGTYYGEHDDFKRFSYFSRAALEFLLRAGKKPDIIHCHDWQTAFVAPLYWEMYVPKGLDSARMCFTCHNFQYQGIAAASELESCGLRAHQLNRPDRMQDNSEHDKVNAVKGAVVFSNIVTTVSPTYAQEVRTAEGGHGLHSTLSSHSKKFIGILNGIDTDAWDPATDPCLEVHYNANDLQGKAENKAALRRKLGLSSTDHRRPLVGCITRLVPQKGVHLIRHAIYRTLGLGGQFVLLGESPVHHIQKEFEGIAENFQNHDQVRLILKYDESLAHAIYAASDMFIIPSIFEPCGLTQMISMRYGAIPIVRKTGGLNDSVFDVDDDTIPPRFQNGFTFLDANEQGFSGALERAFNLYMNNPERWKQLVQKDMNIDFSWDSSAAQYEQLYSSAVARARARNTLN, encoded by the exons ATGGCTTCGAAGTTGACAACATGCTTCGTATGCTGGAACCTCAACCAGAGCCATCCCAACACGGTTGTTCgctttccttcttcatcttcccATGGCCTTCTTCTTCCCGCTTCCTGCAAAATGCGCCAACGGAGTCTCAG TTCCCAGCACAAGAAACAACATATCAAGAAAGCTTCTCATGAACAGCCTTCCACAGATGGAGATCCCCAACCAGATCAAGATAGGGATTCAGAGCACAGAGAGGCTTCGTTGGATAGTCTCCCAATCGTAAACAACGAAATCTTGAGCAGTACTGATACTGGAAACATTGATTCTGTGGAGCAATTGGATAGTCCGATTTTAATACCCGAAACTACACCTTCG GCTGTAAATATAAATGGAGCAGAGCAGGCCGAACAATTGTCTGGTGGTCAACTTGTGGATATGCTAGGCATGATACAAAATACAGAGAAAA ACATCCTTCTTCTAAATCAAGCTAGAATTCATGCACTTCAGGACCTTGAAAAGATTCTTGCTGAAAAGGAAGCATTACAAGGAGAAATTAATGTCTTAGAGACGAGGTTGGCTGAGACTGATGCCCGAATTGAGGTTGCAACCCAGGAAAAGATACATGTGAAACGCTTGGAGGAACAGTTAGAGAAACTGCGCAGTGAGTTGGCTCAAAGGGGCAATCCTGAAGGAGGAGATACTGAATTGCACGCCCATCTAAAGAGATTTTTGAACGATGAATACCCTCCGAGTCATAATGAAAGCATTCATTCTCTTACTGTGGAGCTTAATTCTTTGAGGGAAGAAAATGCCTCTCTGAAGAGTGCCATAGAATCATTCAAAGCTCAGCTTAATGATGTCAATAATACTAGTGAGCGTGTAGTGGTCTTGGAAAAAGAACGGTCATCTTTGGAATCTGCCCTGAAGGACTTAGAATCAAAATTACTAGAATCACAGGAAGACTTTTCAGAACTGTCTACATTAAGAGTTGAATGCAAGGATTTACGGGAGAAGGTTGAAGATCTACAAGTGATGCTAGATAATGCAACCAAACAAGCTAATCAAGATATTACAGTGTTGCAACAAAACCAGGATCTTCGAAGAAAGCTTGAAAAATTGGAAGCATCCCTGGAAGAAGCTAATAACTATAAGCTGTCATCAGATAAATTGCAAAAGTACAATGAAGAAATGCAGCAGAAGATAAAATCATTGGAGGAACGCCTTCAAAAGTCAGATGAAGAAATAAATTCTTATGTTCAGAAGTATCAAGATTCAGAGAAGGAATTTCAAGTTACACTTAGTGATCTGAGAGAAGAAACCAAGAAAAGGGCGCTGGATGGACCAGTGGAAGATATGCCATGGGAGTTTTGGAGCCGATTGTTGCTTATGATTGATGGTTGGTCACTTGAAAAGAAAATATCAGTGGATGACGCAAATCTTTTGAGAGAAAAGGTGTGGAAGAGAGACAGACGTATTAGAGACACATATATGGCTTGTAAAGAACAAAGTGAAAATGAGGCTATTTCTGCATTTCTCAAGCTTACATCATCTGCAACAAG tcaGGGATTGCGTGTGATTCATATTGCAGCAGAGATGGCACCAGTTGCCAAG GTTGGTGGTTTGGGGGATGTTGTCTGTGGTCTGGGTAAAGCACTACAAAGAAAAGGACACCTTGTCGAAATTATTCTTCCCAAATATGATTGTATGCACTATGACCGAATTTGTGACTTAAGG GCTTTGGATGTGGTGATAGAGTCATACTTTGATGGTCAAttgttcaaaaataaaatctggGTTGGCACTGTTGAAG GGCTTCCTGTTTATTTCATTGAGCCCCATCATCCTCATAAGCTATTCTGGCGAGGAACTTATTATGGGGAGCACGATGATTTCAAACGCTTCTCGTACTTTAGCCGTGCAGCTCTTGAGTTTCTTCTTCGAGCTGGCAAGAAGCCAGATATCATTCATTGCCATGATTGGCAGACAGCATTTGTG GCTCCACTATATTGGGAGATGTATGTCCCAAAGGGGTTAGATTCAGCTAGGATGTGTTTTACATGCCATAACTTTCAGTATCAAGGGATTGCTGCAGCATCAGAGTTGGAATCATGTGGTCTTCGTGCCCACCAGTTAAATAGACCAGATAGAATGCAGGACAACTCAGAACATGATAAAGTCAACGCTGTCAAG GGTGCAGTTGTTTTCTCAAACATTGTGACAACCGTGTCTCCTACTTATGCCCAAGAAGTGAGAACTGCTGAG GGAGGACATGGCCTCCATTCAACTCTTTCTTCCCATTCCAAGAAGTTCATTGGGATTCTTAATGGCATTGATACTGATGCATGGGATCCTGCTACTGATCCATGTCTTGAAGTCCACTACAATGCAAATGATCTTCAAGGGAAAGCAGAGAATAAGGCAGCCTTAAGAAGAAAACTTGGTCTTTCATCCACAGACCACAGGAGGCCATTG GTTGGCTGCATAACAAGATTGGTACCACAAAAAGGTGTTCATCTTATTAGACATGCGATATATCGAACATTGGGTCTGGGAGGGCAATTTGTTCTTCTTGGTGAAAGTCCAGTGCACCATATTCAG AAAGAATTTGAGGGCATTGCTGAGAACTTTCAGAATCATGATCAAGTAAGGTTGATACTGAAGTATGATGAATCTCTTGCCCATGCCATTTATGCTGCTTCTGACATGTTCATCATTCCATCAATCTTTGAACCTTGTGGCCTGACACAG ATGATATCCATGAGATATGGTGCCATACCCATTGTCAGAAAAACTGGAGGCCTAAATGACAG TGTTTTTGATGTTGATGATGATACAATACCTCCCCGATTTCAAAATGGATTTACATTTTTAGATGCTAATGAGCAG GGTTTTAGTGGTGCTTTAGAACGAGCATTTAACCTCTACATGAACAATCCTGAGCGTTGGAAACAACTTGTTCAGAAGGACATGAATATAGATTTCAGCTGGGATTCTTCAGCAGCTCAATACGAACAACTCTACTCAAGCGCTGTGGCTAGAGCAAGGGCGAGAAACACGCTTAATTAA
- the LOC107631560 gene encoding probable starch synthase 4, chloroplastic/amyloplastic isoform X2 encodes MASKLTTCFVCWNLNQSHPNTVVRFPSSSSHGLLLPASCKMRQRSLSSQHKKQHIKKASHEQPSTDGDPQPDQDRDSEHREASLDSLPIAVNINGAEQAEQLSGGQLVDMLGMIQNTEKNILLLNQARIHALQDLEKILAEKEALQGEINVLETRLAETDARIEVATQEKIHVKRLEEQLEKLRSELAQRGNPEGGDTELHAHLKRFLNDEYPPSHNESIHSLTVELNSLREENASLKSAIESFKAQLNDVNNTSERVVVLEKERSSLESALKDLESKLLESQEDFSELSTLRVECKDLREKVEDLQVMLDNATKQANQDITVLQQNQDLRRKLEKLEASLEEANNYKLSSDKLQKYNEEMQQKIKSLEERLQKSDEEINSYVQKYQDSEKEFQVTLSDLREETKKRALDGPVEDMPWEFWSRLLLMIDGWSLEKKISVDDANLLREKVWKRDRRIRDTYMACKEQSENEAISAFLKLTSSATSQGLRVIHIAAEMAPVAKVGGLGDVVCGLGKALQRKGHLVEIILPKYDCMHYDRICDLRALDVVIESYFDGQLFKNKIWVGTVEGLPVYFIEPHHPHKLFWRGTYYGEHDDFKRFSYFSRAALEFLLRAGKKPDIIHCHDWQTAFVAPLYWEMYVPKGLDSARMCFTCHNFQYQGIAAASELESCGLRAHQLNRPDRMQDNSEHDKVNAVKGAVVFSNIVTTVSPTYAQEVRTAEGGHGLHSTLSSHSKKFIGILNGIDTDAWDPATDPCLEVHYNANDLQGKAENKAALRRKLGLSSTDHRRPLVGCITRLVPQKGVHLIRHAIYRTLGLGGQFVLLGESPVHHIQKEFEGIAENFQNHDQVRLILKYDESLAHAIYAASDMFIIPSIFEPCGLTQMISMRYGAIPIVRKTGGLNDSVFDVDDDTIPPRFQNGFTFLDANEQGFSGALERAFNLYMNNPERWKQLVQKDMNIDFSWDSSAAQYEQLYSSAVARARARNTLN; translated from the exons ATGGCTTCGAAGTTGACAACATGCTTCGTATGCTGGAACCTCAACCAGAGCCATCCCAACACGGTTGTTCgctttccttcttcatcttcccATGGCCTTCTTCTTCCCGCTTCCTGCAAAATGCGCCAACGGAGTCTCAG TTCCCAGCACAAGAAACAACATATCAAGAAAGCTTCTCATGAACAGCCTTCCACAGATGGAGATCCCCAACCAGATCAAGATAGGGATTCAGAGCACAGAGAGGCTTCGTTGGATAGTCTCCCAATC GCTGTAAATATAAATGGAGCAGAGCAGGCCGAACAATTGTCTGGTGGTCAACTTGTGGATATGCTAGGCATGATACAAAATACAGAGAAAA ACATCCTTCTTCTAAATCAAGCTAGAATTCATGCACTTCAGGACCTTGAAAAGATTCTTGCTGAAAAGGAAGCATTACAAGGAGAAATTAATGTCTTAGAGACGAGGTTGGCTGAGACTGATGCCCGAATTGAGGTTGCAACCCAGGAAAAGATACATGTGAAACGCTTGGAGGAACAGTTAGAGAAACTGCGCAGTGAGTTGGCTCAAAGGGGCAATCCTGAAGGAGGAGATACTGAATTGCACGCCCATCTAAAGAGATTTTTGAACGATGAATACCCTCCGAGTCATAATGAAAGCATTCATTCTCTTACTGTGGAGCTTAATTCTTTGAGGGAAGAAAATGCCTCTCTGAAGAGTGCCATAGAATCATTCAAAGCTCAGCTTAATGATGTCAATAATACTAGTGAGCGTGTAGTGGTCTTGGAAAAAGAACGGTCATCTTTGGAATCTGCCCTGAAGGACTTAGAATCAAAATTACTAGAATCACAGGAAGACTTTTCAGAACTGTCTACATTAAGAGTTGAATGCAAGGATTTACGGGAGAAGGTTGAAGATCTACAAGTGATGCTAGATAATGCAACCAAACAAGCTAATCAAGATATTACAGTGTTGCAACAAAACCAGGATCTTCGAAGAAAGCTTGAAAAATTGGAAGCATCCCTGGAAGAAGCTAATAACTATAAGCTGTCATCAGATAAATTGCAAAAGTACAATGAAGAAATGCAGCAGAAGATAAAATCATTGGAGGAACGCCTTCAAAAGTCAGATGAAGAAATAAATTCTTATGTTCAGAAGTATCAAGATTCAGAGAAGGAATTTCAAGTTACACTTAGTGATCTGAGAGAAGAAACCAAGAAAAGGGCGCTGGATGGACCAGTGGAAGATATGCCATGGGAGTTTTGGAGCCGATTGTTGCTTATGATTGATGGTTGGTCACTTGAAAAGAAAATATCAGTGGATGACGCAAATCTTTTGAGAGAAAAGGTGTGGAAGAGAGACAGACGTATTAGAGACACATATATGGCTTGTAAAGAACAAAGTGAAAATGAGGCTATTTCTGCATTTCTCAAGCTTACATCATCTGCAACAAG tcaGGGATTGCGTGTGATTCATATTGCAGCAGAGATGGCACCAGTTGCCAAG GTTGGTGGTTTGGGGGATGTTGTCTGTGGTCTGGGTAAAGCACTACAAAGAAAAGGACACCTTGTCGAAATTATTCTTCCCAAATATGATTGTATGCACTATGACCGAATTTGTGACTTAAGG GCTTTGGATGTGGTGATAGAGTCATACTTTGATGGTCAAttgttcaaaaataaaatctggGTTGGCACTGTTGAAG GGCTTCCTGTTTATTTCATTGAGCCCCATCATCCTCATAAGCTATTCTGGCGAGGAACTTATTATGGGGAGCACGATGATTTCAAACGCTTCTCGTACTTTAGCCGTGCAGCTCTTGAGTTTCTTCTTCGAGCTGGCAAGAAGCCAGATATCATTCATTGCCATGATTGGCAGACAGCATTTGTG GCTCCACTATATTGGGAGATGTATGTCCCAAAGGGGTTAGATTCAGCTAGGATGTGTTTTACATGCCATAACTTTCAGTATCAAGGGATTGCTGCAGCATCAGAGTTGGAATCATGTGGTCTTCGTGCCCACCAGTTAAATAGACCAGATAGAATGCAGGACAACTCAGAACATGATAAAGTCAACGCTGTCAAG GGTGCAGTTGTTTTCTCAAACATTGTGACAACCGTGTCTCCTACTTATGCCCAAGAAGTGAGAACTGCTGAG GGAGGACATGGCCTCCATTCAACTCTTTCTTCCCATTCCAAGAAGTTCATTGGGATTCTTAATGGCATTGATACTGATGCATGGGATCCTGCTACTGATCCATGTCTTGAAGTCCACTACAATGCAAATGATCTTCAAGGGAAAGCAGAGAATAAGGCAGCCTTAAGAAGAAAACTTGGTCTTTCATCCACAGACCACAGGAGGCCATTG GTTGGCTGCATAACAAGATTGGTACCACAAAAAGGTGTTCATCTTATTAGACATGCGATATATCGAACATTGGGTCTGGGAGGGCAATTTGTTCTTCTTGGTGAAAGTCCAGTGCACCATATTCAG AAAGAATTTGAGGGCATTGCTGAGAACTTTCAGAATCATGATCAAGTAAGGTTGATACTGAAGTATGATGAATCTCTTGCCCATGCCATTTATGCTGCTTCTGACATGTTCATCATTCCATCAATCTTTGAACCTTGTGGCCTGACACAG ATGATATCCATGAGATATGGTGCCATACCCATTGTCAGAAAAACTGGAGGCCTAAATGACAG TGTTTTTGATGTTGATGATGATACAATACCTCCCCGATTTCAAAATGGATTTACATTTTTAGATGCTAATGAGCAG GGTTTTAGTGGTGCTTTAGAACGAGCATTTAACCTCTACATGAACAATCCTGAGCGTTGGAAACAACTTGTTCAGAAGGACATGAATATAGATTTCAGCTGGGATTCTTCAGCAGCTCAATACGAACAACTCTACTCAAGCGCTGTGGCTAGAGCAAGGGCGAGAAACACGCTTAATTAA
- the LOC107631557 gene encoding pentatricopeptide repeat-containing protein At3g14730, producing the protein MNVTRIQRVVLLNNPRRRCFSTSTCFDIATCIASLQSCAHHANLSKGKELHLYAIKSGYLASPLVVTSLINMYSKCTLMSNAFKVFNYPTDLDKNVFAYNAVIAGFVGNGLSLDGFLVYKRMRHLGVTPDKYTFPCVIRACVEDLEVKKIHGLLFKFGLELDVFVGSALVNTYMKFGLVMDAHEVFEELPVRDLVLWNSMLNGYAQVGLFEEALEAFRRMRKNGVVACRFTVTGVLSIFSVIGDLCNGRAVHGFVMKMGYDSSVVVSNALIDMYGKCKCITDALGVFEMMDEKDIFTWNSIISAHECCDDHYGTLRLFDWMLGNKVQPDLVTITAVLPACTHLAALMHGREIHGFMIVNGLGKDGSNNGFDDVLLKNALMDMYAKCGNMRDARMVFNNMREKDVASWNIMITGYGMHGYGDEALNTFSRMCQAQMVPNEISFVGLLSACNHAGMVEEGLEFLAVMESKYGVSPSIEHYTCVIDMLSRAGKLTEAYELVRTMPYQADPVGWRSLLAACRLHKDTDLAEIAASKVIELEPDHCGNYVLMANVYGVAGRYEEVSEVRYAMREQNVKKSPGCSWIELINGLHVFVTGDRTHPQTEIIYSGLNSLATVMHEYGYVPLI; encoded by the coding sequence ATGAATGTAACTAGAATCCAAAGAGTTGTTCTCCTCAACAACCCACGCCGTCGCTGTTTCTCGACATCAACCTGCTTCGACATAGCAACTTGCATTGCGTCCCTTCAGTCATGTGCCCACCATGCCAACCTCTCCAAAGGCAAGGAGCTCCATTTGTATGCAATCAAAAGCGGGTATCTTGCATCGCCGCTTGTCGTAACCAGCCTCATTAACATGTACTCGAAGTGCACCCTCATGAGCAATGCCTTCAAGGTCTTCAACTACCCTACCGATCTTGATAAGAATGTCTTCGCCTACAATGCTGTCATTGCTGGATTTGTTGGGAATGGGCTTTCCCTTGATGGCTTCTTGGTTTACAAGCGAATGCGCCATCTGGGTGTCACTCCGGATAAGTACACATTCCCGTGTGTGATCAGAGCCTGTGTGGAGGATTTAGAGGTTAAGAAGATTCATGGATTGTTGTTTAAGTTTGGATTGGAGTTGGATGTGTTTGTAGGGAGTGCTCTGGTTAATACTTACATGAAATTTGGgttggtgatggatgcacatgaGGTGTTTGAGGAATTGCCTGTTAGAGATTTGGTACTTTGGAACTCAATGCTCAATGGGTATGCACAAGTTGGGCTGTTTGAGGAGGCTCTGGAGGCATTTAGGAGGATGAGGAAGAATGGAGTGGTTGCTTGTAGGTTTACTGTTACAGGTGTTTTATCTATTTTTTCTGTGATTGGAGACCTTTGCAATGGAAGAGCTGTTCATGGATTTGTGATGAAAATGGGTTATGATTCCAGTGTGGTTGTTTCGAATGCACTGATTGATATGTATGGGAAATGCAAATGCATTACTGATGCCTTGGGTGTTTTTGAGATGATGGACGAGAAGGATATCTTTACATGGAACTCAATCATCTCAGCTCATGAATGTTGCGATGATCATTATGGAACTTTGAGGCTCTTTGATTGGATGCTGGGAAACAAGGTTCAACCTGACTTGGTCACAATTACGGCAGTGCTTCCGGCTTGTACTCATCTAGCAGCCTTGATGCATGGTAGAGAGATACATGGGTTTATGATTGTAAATGGGTTGGGAAAAGATGGAAGCAACAATGGTTTTGATGATGTTCTGTTGAAAAATGCTCTGATGGACATGTATGCCAAATGTGGAAATATGAGGGATGCTCGCATGGTTTTCAATAATATGAGAGAAAAGGATGTGGCCTCATGGAACATAATGATCACTGGTTATGGAATGCATGGCTATGGTGATGAGGCACTGAACACAttttctcgtatgtgtcaagcTCAGATGGTGCCTAATGAAATTAGTTTTGTTGGATTGTTATCTGCATGCAACCATGCCGGCATGGTGGAAGAGGGGCTTGAGTTTCTAGCCGTAATGGAATCAAAATATGGCGTCTCACCATCCATTGAACACTACACCTGCGTGATAGACATGCTCAGTCGAGCTGGAAAGCTCACCGAGGCATATGAGTTGGTACGAACAATGCCATATCAAGCTGATCCTGTAGGATGGAGGTCTTTGCTGGCAGCATGCCGTCTCCATAAGGACACGGACTTGGCTGAGATTGCTGCGAGCAAGGTGATTGAACTTGAGCCGGACCATTGTGGGAACTATGTATTGATGGCAAATGTTTACGGAGTTGCTGGTCGATATGAAGAAGTATCAGAGGTGAGATATGCAATGAGGGAACAGAATGTGAAGAAGAGTCCAGGGTGTAGCTGGATTGAGCTCATAAATGGCTTGCAtgtttttgtaacaggagatagGACCCATCCCCAAACAGAAATAATTTATTCTGGTTTAAATTCATTGGCAACAGTTATGCATGAGTATGGATATGTCCCATTGATCTAG